The sequence GAAGTCCGCAGAAGTTCCATGTAGACTTTCTTCAGAAGGTCGTTCAAGGGTTTCCGGAGGAGCTTTGGTAGTGGATTGCGCGCTTCTTCTTTTAGGGCAATTCCAGAGGTGTCTTTTATGAGAACAACCTTCCTCGGTTCAATGGAGAGGAATTCGATGAAGTAAGCGTCGATCGCAAACGTGCCCTTTGCTTTTCGTCCATCTTTAACCTCGAAGAGAACGTAGGGAACCTCCATAGCCATCCCAAACCTATTTAACCTCACCCTCAATAAGGATTGCGGTCGAGATGAAGGTCGAGGAACTTTCCGTTGACGAGAGAATAAAGGGGATCATCCGCGAGAGGGGCATTGAAGAACTCTACCCGCCGCAGGCTGAAGCCCTAAAAAGCGGCGTTCTGGCGGGTAAAAACCTCGTTCTTGCGATTCCAACGGCGAGCGGGAAGACGCTGGTTAGTGAGATAACTATGGTCAACAAACTCCTCCGCGAGGGAGGAAAGGCCGTCTATCTAGTTCCACTTAAGGCCCTCGCCGAGGAGAAGTACCGTGAGTTCAAGGCGTGGGAGAAGCTCGGAATTAGAGTGGCGGCAACCACTGGAGACTACGACTCAACCGACGACTGGCTGGGTAGGTACGACATCATAGTGGCAACCGCCGAGAAGTTCGACTCCCTGCTGAGGCATTCCCCTAGATGGGTCAAAGACGTCAAGCTCGTCATCGCCGATGAAGTCCACCTCATAGGCTCCTACGACAGGGGTGCAACTCTGGAGATGATACTCAGTCATATGTTGGGAAAGGCACAGATTTTAGCGTTGAGCGCAACGGTTGGGAACGCCGAAGAGCTGGCCGAGTGGCTCGATGCCGCGCTGGTCGTGAGCGACTGGCGCCCGGTGGAGCTGAGGAAAGGGGTTTTCCATATCGGGACACTCTTCTGGGAGGACGGAAAGATAAACAGGTATCCAGAGAACTGGGAGAGTTTGGCAGTCGATGCGGTGAAGAGGGGGAAACAGGCTTTGGTTTTCGTGAACACGAGGAGAAGCGCGGAAAAGGAGGCCATTTCGCTCTCATCGAAGGTTTCAAGACTACTCACCAAGCCGGAGATAAGGGGGCTTGAAGAGCTTATTCCCCAGATAGAGGACAACCCCACGACTGAGAAGCTAAAGAGAGCGCTAAAGGATGGCGTTGCATTCCACCACGCCGGTTTGAGCAGGGCCGAGAGGACACTGATAGAGGATGCATTCAGGGAGGGTTTGATCAAGGTGATAACGGCGACGCCAACACTTTCCGCGGGGTTAAACCTCCCCGCCTTCCGCGTTATAATCCGAGATACCAAGAGATACGCCGGCTTCGGCTGGACAGACATTCCTGTCTTGGAGATCCAGCAGATGATGGGAAGGGCCGGAAGGCCGAAGTATGATAAAGTTGGTGAGGCCATAATCGTCGCTAGAACGGAAGAACCGAAGAAGCTCATGGAGCGCTACATCCACGGAAAGCCTGAAAAGCTGTTCTCCATGCTGGCAAACGAACAGGCCTTCAGGAGCCAGATTCTGGCTCTAATCACCAACTTTGGAATTGAGGGCTTTCGAGAACTTGTTTCCTTCCTCGGAAGAACCTTCTACGCTCACCAGAAGGGGGATATAGCGGCCCTTGAATATAAGGCAAAGAATGTAGTCTACTTCCTCATTGAAAATGAGTTCATAGACATGGACATGGAGGACCGCTTTATAGCGCTTCCCTTCGGGAAAAGGACTTCCCAGCTCTACATTGACCCACTCACTGCCAAAAAGTTCCGCGACGCGCTCCCAAAGCTTGAAGAGAACCCAAACCCCTTCGGGGTGCTTCAGCTGATAGCGTCTACACCTGACATGGCGACGCTCACCGCGAGAAAGCGCGAGCTTGAGGACTACCTAGATTTAGCATACGAGTTCGAGGAGAAGCTCTACACAAACATCCCCTACTATGAAGACTCAACCTTCCAGGGCTTCCTAAGCCAGGTGAAGACCGCAAAGGTCCTCCTTGACTGGATAAACGAGGTTCCGGAGACGAGAATTTACGAGACCTACAATATAGACCCCGGCGACATGTACAGGATTCTGGAGCTGGTAGACTGGTTAATGTATGCATTCATCGAAATTTACAGGCTCTTCAACCCAAAGAAAGAAGTTTTAAGGCTCCTTAGCGACCTGCACCTCCGCCTGAGGCACGGCGTAAGAGAGGAGCTTCTTGAACTCGTCAGGCTTCCAAACATTGGAAGGAAGAGGGCGAGGGCACTTTACAACTCCGGTTTCAAAACTTGGGAGGACATAGTGAGGGCTAAACCCTCGGAGATTCTAAGCGTTGAGGGTATCGGCCTCAAGGTCCTGGAGGGGATCTATCATCACCTTGGAGTTGAAGACCGTCTCAAAGAGGAAAAAGAGGAAAAGGGGGTTGGGGCAGGAAAAGAGATGTCAAAACGAAAGACCTTGGATGACTTCTTCTGAGTTAAAAGGCTTCTCCCTTAACCCCTCCAGTGCTCCTCCAGAGGACGGCGATGCTCCTGCCGGGATTCAGACCGCGTTCATGAGCCTTCCAGTAGAGTTTTCCTCCCGCTCTCTGGCCGAGGAAGTAGGCCAAGACGAAGGTCAGTATCATTGGGGCGCCTGAGGCGTTCCAGCTCAAACCGGCAAGATAGCGTAGGACTACCACCAAAGGAACCGGAAGGTGAACGGCCAGCGCCCACTCGAGCTTGTTGGCGGTTCTCTTAGCATATGCTCTCCAGAAGCCAAACGGGATGTCTACGAAGAACGTAATGATAAGTCCAAGTATAAACCATTCAACGTTCATGGTTCCCACCATTATAGTTTTATAGGAAAACTTTAAAAAATTTTGCTTCCCTAACCAAACCCAACTTTTTTAAAAGCCTCCC is a genomic window of Thermococcus sp. containing:
- a CDS encoding ATP-dependent DNA helicase, with translation MKVEELSVDERIKGIIRERGIEELYPPQAEALKSGVLAGKNLVLAIPTASGKTLVSEITMVNKLLREGGKAVYLVPLKALAEEKYREFKAWEKLGIRVAATTGDYDSTDDWLGRYDIIVATAEKFDSLLRHSPRWVKDVKLVIADEVHLIGSYDRGATLEMILSHMLGKAQILALSATVGNAEELAEWLDAALVVSDWRPVELRKGVFHIGTLFWEDGKINRYPENWESLAVDAVKRGKQALVFVNTRRSAEKEAISLSSKVSRLLTKPEIRGLEELIPQIEDNPTTEKLKRALKDGVAFHHAGLSRAERTLIEDAFREGLIKVITATPTLSAGLNLPAFRVIIRDTKRYAGFGWTDIPVLEIQQMMGRAGRPKYDKVGEAIIVARTEEPKKLMERYIHGKPEKLFSMLANEQAFRSQILALITNFGIEGFRELVSFLGRTFYAHQKGDIAALEYKAKNVVYFLIENEFIDMDMEDRFIALPFGKRTSQLYIDPLTAKKFRDALPKLEENPNPFGVLQLIASTPDMATLTARKRELEDYLDLAYEFEEKLYTNIPYYEDSTFQGFLSQVKTAKVLLDWINEVPETRIYETYNIDPGDMYRILELVDWLMYAFIEIYRLFNPKKEVLRLLSDLHLRLRHGVREELLELVRLPNIGRKRARALYNSGFKTWEDIVRAKPSEILSVEGIGLKVLEGIYHHLGVEDRLKEEKEEKGVGAGKEMSKRKTLDDFF